CGCCGCCGTTTTGCAGGAACGCGCGGAGCTCGAGCGGCTTGTCGCCGGGCGGCCTGATTTGAAACGCCGCTCGCCAGCCGCGCGTGACCGGGTTCTTGAAGACGTTCTGCTGGACGAGCTGGCCGTCGGCTCCGACGCTGATGACCGCCCGAACCGGAGCGCCCGCTGAAAGCGCCCGCAGTTTCCCGCCGTCGAAATCGACGACGAAACGCAGCAGATCCTCCCGGTCGCCTCTGCCGATACGCGTGGCGGTGGCCCGGCCGGAAGACGGTTCCAGCGGGTCCTCGCTCTGGAACTGGATGCGATAGGCGAAGTCGATCGGCTGGCCCACCTGCGGCAGAGACTTCGGGATCCAGTAGGCGACGATGTTGTCGTTGATTTCCTTCGGGCTCGGAATCTCGACGAGCTTGACGTATCCGGATCCCCAGTTGCCGATCGGCTTGATCCAGGCGTTGGGGCGCAGCTCGGGACGGGTTTCGAGGTCCTCGTAGCTCTGGAATCGCCGGTCACGCTGGAGCAGCCCGAAGCCGCGCGGGTTGTCGACGTGGAAATAGCTCACGCGCAATCGTTCCGGGTTCACGAGCGGCCTCCAGATCCACTCGCCCGTGCTGGAGGCGATCAGCAAGCCGTCGGAGTCGTGGACCTCGGGACGCCAGTCGCCGGTCCGCGCCTTCTCTTCCCCGAAAAGGAACATGCTGGTCAGAGGGGCGATTCCCAGCTCGCGCACCCGCCTGCGCTCGAAGAGACGCCCCCGCACCTCGACGACGGTTCGATCGCCGGGCCGTAACACGAATTCGTAAGCTCCCGCGAGGCTCGGGCTGTCGAGCAAGGCGTAGAGGCGGATTCGCTGCGCCGACCTGGCCGGGCGCTCGATCCAGAATTCCCTGAAACTGGGAAATTCCTCGCCGGTCGGAAGTCCGGTATCGATCGCCAGGCCGCGGGCGGAAAGCCCGAAGACCTGATGCCTCGCCACTGCGCGAAAATAACTGGCGCCGGCGAACACCAGCACGTGATTCTGCTCGCT
The sequence above is a segment of the Candidatus Zixiibacteriota bacterium genome. Coding sequences within it:
- a CDS encoding glucan biosynthesis protein G, which produces MSLALFLLAPPAFGNARFGFDEVSRIARKLAAEAFRPPQQIPDFLKQVTYDEYRDIRFRTEHSLWRDSGGNFQIQFIHPGLYYTHSVGINVLNENGVYKVPFSPKLFDYGRNKFGSRVPVDLGFAGFRITYPFYRRSEQNHVLVFAGASYFRAVARHQVFGLSARGLAIDTGLPTGEEFPSFREFWIERPARSAQRIRLYALLDSPSLAGAYEFVLRPGDRTVVEVRGRLFERRRVRELGIAPLTSMFLFGEEKARTGDWRPEVHDSDGLLIASSTGEWIWRPLVNPERLRVSYFHVDNPRGFGLLQRDRRFQSYEDLETRPELRPNAWIKPIGNWGSGYVKLVEIPSPKEINDNIVAYWIPKSLPQVGQPIDFAYRIQFQSEDPLEPSSGRATATRIGRGDREDLLRFVVDFDGGKLRALSAGAPVRAVISVGADGQLVQQNVFKNPVTRGWRAAFQIRPPGDKPLELRAFLQNGGDTLTETWAYRVDP